gagatgatggggcgctcACCGCAGTCGACCATATTCTCCCAGTTGCACAGTTGAAGAAATTCGTCATAGAGCGTCTCTGGGCCGCAGAAGAATTTCCAAGCGATGCCTGCAGAACACTCACAGTAGGACCTGCAGTCGTCCGGGTCCGGTAAGTACACGGGACCTGTGGGTAGGAGAGTGTGATTTGTAGGTGTGTACAAATGATGCTTGTGAATGGACGACAATTGAACACATGAG
This sequence is a window from Penaeus monodon isolate SGIC_2016 unplaced genomic scaffold, NSTDA_Pmon_1 PmonScaffold_16088, whole genome shotgun sequence. Protein-coding genes within it:
- the LOC119569518 gene encoding uncharacterized protein LOC119569518, which codes for MKFLLVLACLLGMAVGDSLRELQCDYNITSLCPFPDSGSPVYLPDPDDCRSYCECSAGIAWKFFCGPETLYDEFLQLCNWENMVDCGERPIIS